In Corylus avellana chromosome ca2, CavTom2PMs-1.0, the following proteins share a genomic window:
- the LOC132168944 gene encoding uncharacterized protein LOC132168944 translates to MEVQHFFHDHPLTLTPYRTYDRINPRCCGCGEVILGISYRCRRCRFFLHKTCGQQPRELQHPLHPQHPLLLLRECPNHDRCYFCNEFILSGFAYSCSHCKFNLHLICASYPFTVKAEFHDHPLNLLRKSLSFTCDACGVKDKDVSYLCLTCPLMVHLKCATLPLTVKHTGHHHALNLTDSSHQLDHRICHLCVTKVETDRVYYCSKCNFVAHLDCATREGYTEEIKNEDPELDESIDSLAYVVSKIKIGGNNIEIAEEIKHLSHVHDLKLTEDQLLNNEKCDGCMHPIFPDSSFYSCAQCRFFLHKTCVELPRKKQHPLHPHLLTLLTKAPYVLSGFICNVCGRTCDGFTYHCEKCEFDADVQCSLISDIFAHDSHKHTIYLSRAPYMEKCTCCDYEGKVFRCADCEFNLDLRCATLPLTMRYRHFEEPFKLCYKDEGDSNYEYYCDVCEEKRNPKHLFYYCAALCFSAHPKCVLGESP, encoded by the coding sequence ATGGAGGTTCAGCATTTCTTCCACGACCATCCGTTGACCTTGACTCCGTACCGGACATATGATCGCATAAATCCTAGATGTTGTGGGTGTGGCGAAGTAATATTGGGCATTAGTTACAGATGCAGAAGGTGCAGGTTCTTCCTCCACAAAACATGTGGCCAACAACCCCGCGAGTTGCAGCACCCATTGCACCCTCaacatcctcttcttcttctcagaGAATGCCCAAATCATGACCGATGTTATTTCTGCAATGAATTTATACTCAGTGGCTTCGCTTACAGTTGTTCTCACTGTAAGTTTAACCTTCATCTTATATGCGCTTCTTATCCATTCACCGTAAAAGCTGAATTTCACGACCACCCATTGAACCTCCTGCGAAAATCCCTTTCCTTCACCTGCGATGCATGTGGGGTAAAAGATAAAGACGTGTCTTACTTATGTCTCACATGCCCACTCATGGTCCACTTAAAATGTGCTACCTTACCATTGACCGTCAAACATACAGGTCACCATCACGCTCTCAACCTCACCGACTCTTCTCATCAGCTAGATCATCGAATTTGTCATCTATGTGTTACGAAGGTGGAGACTGACAGAGTTTATTATTGCTCAAAATGCAATTTCGTTGCCCACCTTGATTGTGCTACCCGCGAGGGATACACtgaggaaataaaaaatgaagatcCGGAACTTGATGAATCCATTGACTCATTAGCTTATGTTGTTAGCAAGATCAAGATAGGAGGGAATAATATTGAAATAGCCGAAGAAATCAAACATTTAAGTCATGTTCATGACTTAAAGCTTACTGAAGATCAACTGCTGAACAACGAAAAATGTGACGGGTGTATGCATCCTATATTCCCTGATTCGTCGTTTTACAGTTGTGCTCAATGCagattttttcttcataaaactTGTGTTGAGTTACCCAGAAAAAAGCAACACCCACTTCACCCCCACCTCCTCACCCTCCTCACAAAGGCACCTTATGTTCTTAGCGGCTTCATTTGTAATGTTTGTGGTCGTACATGTGATGGCTTCACCTACCATTGTGAGAAATGCGAATTTGATGCAGATGTCCAATGTAGTTTGATCTCAGACATCTTTGCCCATGACAGTCACAAGCACACGATTTATCTGTCAAGGGCACCCTATATGGAGAAGTGTACTTGTTGTGATTATGAAGGAAAAGTATTTAGGTGTGCTGATTGTGAATTCAATTTGGATCTCAGATGCGCTACACTGCCGCTTACCATGAGGTACCGACACTTTGAAGAGCCGTTCAAACTGTGTTATAAAGATGAAGGTGATTCtaattatgaatattattgtGATGTTTGTGAAGAAAAACGAAATCCAAAGCATTTGTTTTATTACTGTGCGGCTCTCTGTTTTTCTGCTCATCCCAAATGCGTTCTTGGAGAATCCCCTTAA